In the genome of Daucus carota subsp. sativus chromosome 9, DH1 v3.0, whole genome shotgun sequence, the window TTTTAGAGACAAAACTAGTGCAAACCAATTCATGGTTATGTTAAAACACAGATAACTAACTTTGTCTTTCTGGAAATCAAAAGCAGGGCAGAAATGtaagaaaattcaaatattggttgttaaaattataagCTTACAAATGCTGGATGATTTTTATTCCAGCAGTAAGAACACTTGTGACTAGTacaataataattggtgatgcTATTCTCCATCCTAAGTTGTTTTCCCCATTTTTGAAGCACATATGATCTTATCTGCAACATTCAATATATTAGGTAGTTATCAATAAAAGAACACTCATCGTTTCTCAAAGTTACAACTATACGGAACCTAATAGGCAAGGTAGAGATATTTTTAGGTTGCATTCACTTTGAAGGAACGAAACGAgtagagaatggaatgaaaaaatataaaaaaagttttaTAGAGAAAGAAGAGAGCATGAGATAATAATGACCGAATTCGAGTGAGTCTAAATTTTCTATGAATAAGATTGTGAGGAAACATGGCGAAAAAGTGGAATGAGCATTTCTTTTCGAAACATGTGTGTTTGATTTTTAATAGTTCGAAATGAATAATCGTAAAAGTGAAAATTGTAAACCTTATCACTTCAATTCagagtacaaatttcatttcattccatccaagtaAATACTTCCAGCACAACATAAGATCTTTCATATGGGTTCCTAGATGGCAATTACGATGAGTTTAACAAAAAACGGATCAAACGCATATTTGACATTATTTGGTACCATAttcaagtaatatattttatttaactaataTTACATAATCAAAATTCAAGCCCATGGAAGATGCtcttattataatatgtaacatatattataattcaggaaaaaaaatagaactaATTATTCTAAATTCCGAGCAAAGCTGTGCAAAAAGTTGAGCATATTAGACTGCTAAAAAAAGTAAATTAGACTTATGCAATCATAGTATACTTAAAACCAGCAGAAGaaattcggaagaaaaaaaaaaaaaaaaaccagcaGAAGAAAGATTTTGCATCCAAACAGAAACTTACATTGACGTTATTGCAATTTACTGCTAATCTATCATCGAAAATCTAAACCGCCTTATAGTCAACTCTTTAAACACATGCACTAAAGAGTAGCTCACATGTAAACACACCTATTGCTCCGTATATAACGGGCCGCCACATTTTCGAGTCCTGTCCTGACCAAATTTTTCACGAGATACCCTTCTTGGTGCACCTTCTCGAGCACATTTTGTACTTGAAAAGCATGAAACTTTACATAGGTTCAGCTTAAAGTTTACGATTTTCCAGCATGAAAGCTTGACCAGAAAGCAAGATACTGATGGCCCATTTGACCATTAAATTTGAGATCAATCTGAGTATGATTTTTAGTTCTCAGAGTTTCTTCAAGTAAAAATATTGTGAGTGTTGTTTATACCTCAGTTCTTGATTGTATCACAATAATCTTTCTTCAAATATACTGAATTTTGGGTCTTTTTGTATTTTCTTGGATCATCtacatatatgtaaaattttcgaGATTGTGTATCAAGAAAAATTTATCAATGTTCATAATATGGTGATGATTTCTTGATAGTTTCATATCAGATTTTATGTGTTTTCTTATTTATTGTGTGTGCTAGATTTTGTAGATAGtggttaaatttatttataaggaTGAGAAGGTTCTGTTTTCCTAAGTTGAGATTAAGTAGAATTATGGGTCTAATTCAGTTTATACTGGGAGGGTTAGTTATAATTGTTAGCTTGTCTAGTCTATTTAGGTTTTACTCTGCTGGATTTTTCTTGGAAAATGAGGATATCTGTAGGCAGTTTTATGGTCCTAGTGATGGTGTGATGGGTTTTGATGTTCAAGCTCTATCGGCTCGTGTTGGGGAAGTGCTGGAAAAGATGGAAGCTTTGCAGGACAAGCTTGAGGCAACTGTGAAtctgattgataaaaataaagaaGCTTCGAATGGAGGGTCGATTTCTAAATTGGAGTACAAAAAGTTTTTGGAAGAGGAGGTGATTCAACCTCTGTATAGTGCTCATATTGCTCTTAGGCAAATTCGACTGCCTAAAGTTGAAGGGTTAGGGAATAATACTACAGTAAGGGAAGAGCCTTTGATCAATACTTTTATTATTGAGGAAATTAGGAAGTATTTGTCCCCGAAAGAGAATAGGATTGGGAAGATTAATATCTATGGAACAGAGAAGATATACAATACGATAGGACACGCTTGTGTTTTAATGAAGAAGGAGTTGGAAGAGTACATGGATTATGACATTGCATCTTACTGTAAGGATGATTGGAATCTTGCGCAAAAGCTTATGATCAATGGATGTGATCCTCTTCCACGAAGACGGTGCTTGACTAGAGCGTCTAAGCTCTATAAGAAGCCTTATCCTATTAATGAGTCTTTATGGAAATTGCCAGATGGTGGAAACGTGAGGTGGAGCAATTATCAGTGTCGAAACTTTGAATGCTTATCTAGCAAGAATCCTAAACGCGGTTACTCAAAATGCACAGGATGCTTTGAAATGGAGAAGGAAAAGCTTAAATGGATCACTAACACTTCACTTGTGGTAGATTTCCTTATTAAAGATGTGTTGGCTATTAAGCCTGCAGAGATACGGATAGGACTCGATTTTGGTGTTGGCACAGGAACGTTTGCTGCTCGGATGAGGGAACAGAATGTTACAATCATCTCCACTGCTCTAAACCTTGGGGCGCCTTTTAATGAAATGATTGCACTGAGAGGCTTGATTCCTCTCTATGTGACACTGAATCAACGGCTTCCATTCTTTGATAATACTATGGACTTGATTCATACTACAGGTTTTATGGATGGATGGATCGACTTGCAACTGATGGACTTCATTCTATTCGACTGGGACAGGATTCTAAGGCCAGGGGGATTGTTGTGGATTGATCGCTTCTTTTGTAAAAAGAAGGATTTAGATGATTATATGTACATGTTTCTGCAGTTCAGATATAAGAAACATAAATGGGTTACATTTACGAAATCAAAGGATGAAGTTTTTCTCTCTGCAGTACTGGAGAAACCTCCAAGATCTTTATGAGTTGTATGTTCCATGTCACAGGATCTCTCGGTATTATGTCTTCTTCCAAGTTAACAAAACTAGTAGCGCAAATTTAGCTTGGTTTCAAAAGTTTTGTTAATGAAAGTTGTGCTAATAATACATGTTCTTGTAGAATTTATTTCATGCTTGCAATTTGGTAAAATTCCTTTACTTGAATAATATACGATTATGAACTGATTTGTAGATATATCTAGGCAGAACTGAGATCTTGTTCTTTGTGTTCTTGATATCTGCCTCATTCTTATAATTGTCTCACCTTCTGTTTAACTTCATTGTTCGATGTATACTTTGCTAGCACAGAGTCTGATGCCAGTGAGTGAAATGTGTAATGTCATACTCTCCCGTGTGAAATGTCATGATTGCCCATCaattatatactttttttttccaTTCACACTGATATTAGGGCTAAAAGGAACATCTGTGAAACTTGGAGGGTTGAATCGGCCGAGTAAAaacatcgaggccgcatcggtaTATACCCCCAAACATTGAGGATTAAATGGTAATTAAGCCTTTAAGAAACTCTTGTACTTAATTGATCCTCTGGTGTAAGGCATGACTACGGCAAACTAATATCATAGCGGTCCTATTGTCGATCAAAGTATATTGTATGATGAGAATTCAGTTTATTTAAATTTGACACTTATTAGAGCATTAAGATGCAACAGCCAACTCAGTCAGACCAAGCTGCAGATTGATCAAGCTGCATAAAAATGCTCCAAAGTTCTCGAAAACCAGTTAGAGTGACTGCAAGGCATTCTACAGGTTGTAGAagttatttgatttgttttgattAGATTAAAGAGCTATTCAAATAAGCTCCTTAACTTTAAATTTAAAGATCGAGCATGTGAAAAATTAGTGCTCCAATGAGTTTAGTAgctcttaaaaaaattaagagccTCATCTCTCCCCTCTCTTTTAAAGAATATCTAGGTCCAGGTGTTATTGacttattattattgaatattcACTTCCCTCCAATTCTATTCACTTATCTCCAACCtttctttcaaataataataaaatataaatagaaagCAAGTATAAAAAATAGGGTTGGAGTTGTCACAATAATGTATTAATTTGTTAAGagccatatattatattatatttttaaaatattattcggGAGTCTCATTGAAGATGCTCTATGTAAGTTAGTTTGTTCATATTGATCCCCAACCCCCTGTTACTCCATTGCTGTGATCCGCGGGTTAAGAGTTCAgtataaatttagaaaaaataccAGGACTCCGCGGatatttatctaaaaaaaatcaaaaaacaacAAACTTGAATTTGTAGgaagaaattaaatatttgatatccTATATGTGCTCTACAGCATATAGGCAGGGGTGGCCCTGCCGAGAAAACTTACTTCCAGGCCTCCAAGATGATTAAGGTCGTCTGAAAACTGATTTTGACTAAGACCTCGTAAATATCAGGACCGCCCTCCAGATAAAGTCTGTCTTTCTTGTAGCATTAGTTGTGAGCATATCCTACATGTGCACTACAACATATATACTTGGTTACTTAGGACGGATTTCACATCAAATAATTGACCGATTATGCATTTTTCATTTGAGTACCTACTGCAGATTTTTTCCATCCATTCTATTTTGAC includes:
- the LOC108202155 gene encoding probable methyltransferase At1g29790 codes for the protein MRRFCFPKLRLSRIMGLIQFILGGLVIIVSLSSLFRFYSAGFFLENEDICRQFYGPSDGVMGFDVQALSARVGEVLEKMEALQDKLEATVNLIDKNKEASNGGSISKLEYKKFLEEEVIQPLYSAHIALRQIRLPKVEGLGNNTTVREEPLINTFIIEEIRKYLSPKENRIGKINIYGTEKIYNTIGHACVLMKKELEEYMDYDIASYCKDDWNLAQKLMINGCDPLPRRRCLTRASKLYKKPYPINESLWKLPDGGNVRWSNYQCRNFECLSSKNPKRGYSKCTGCFEMEKEKLKWITNTSLVVDFLIKDVLAIKPAEIRIGLDFGVGTGTFAARMREQNVTIISTALNLGAPFNEMIALRGLIPLYVTLNQRLPFFDNTMDLIHTTGFMDGWIDLQLMDFILFDWDRILRPGGLLWIDRFFCKKKDLDDYMYMFLQFRYKKHKWVTFTKSKDEVFLSAVLEKPPRSL